Part of the Zhongshania aliphaticivorans genome, TAAGGTTAGTGCAGACCGCTGACAGCATTTCTCTATGACTATTGGGAGATCGTAAGCAATACGCGCCACCATGAAAGAACAATACATGCTTGGCCGAACACTCTTCTTCTGCAAAGTCCAACGGTTGCAGAACATCCACCTGGCAATGGGTTTGTGCTATCTGCTTAATTCGACATAAACGCTCTGCCTTACCCTCAGCGCGCTTATCTATTTTAGCGAAACGTAGGCGTAGTGCCGTCAATTGACGCATATTCGAAATCGGCCGCCGTATTAACCTAAGCAACAAATTAAACAACCTACTGCGAATGCTCTGTTTCATTTTATATATCCCTATTAATCACTACCTTATTGTTCTCAATGAATCGCCACCCACGAAAATCCGTCTGTTACAATAACACCTGTGAAGTTGATTTATCGAACGATTATTAGCAATGTCAGCCGGTCATGCACCAGACAAAAGCTACACAACACTGAGGAGCAACAAGTATGGTTACCATATCGCCGTCAATTACCATTCCAGACGACGAAATTGAACTAAGCGCTATCCGTGCGCAAGGTTCCGGCGGCCAAAACGTTAACAAAGTATCATCTGCAATACATTTGCGGTTTGATATAAAGGCCTCATCGCTCCCCGACTTTTATAAACAAAGATTGCTAGAACGACGCGACCAACGAATAAATAAAGAGGGCGTTATTATTATTAAAGCCCAGCAGTTTCGCACCCAAGAGAAAAACCGCGACGATGCCTTGCTGCGACTACAAGAACTGATTCTACAAGCGAGTAAAGTTCTTCCACCAAGACGGCCAACAAAGCCAACCAAGGGCTCTCAACGCCGACGCATGGACAGCAAGTCTCAACGCGGAAAAATCAAAGCCCTCAGAGGCAGAGTAGACGACTAAGGAACCTGGCAAAACCCTGAACCTCAATATCACCCCTCGGTTTTATCGTATAGCCGAACCCCAATATCCATCCCAAAATAACGGCATAACAACCTTTCCAACAAGGCTTTACCATGCTTTTAAATGAAGATATTACTAACTTTATTGAGATATTAGTCGAAGAAGAATTTGACGCTCAGGGAATTGCTGACAAGCACGATACCGAATATGTTCAAGACTTATTTTGTATTACCCTAAACCAGCTACCTCCCCATTATGTGCGCAGCACAATAGATGTAAGAATTAACCTTACACCGGAACACCGCGGTGAACTTGCACAAAAAATAACCACTGCAATGAATATGGGTCATGAGATATTACACGCTAATCGTCGCGGCACTGTGCGCAATAACTAAATGTAAAAACAGGCCACTTTTACGGCCGCTTCTCTTGATATAGGGCCATTATTTTGTTCGGAATTTTCGTCAACGACAACACCTCATCTGCGGCATTCAACGCGACAGCAGCGCCGGGCATACCCCAGACTACCGATGACGCCTCGTCCTGCACAACGGTATTGGCTCCTGCCTCACGCATCGCTTTTAAGCCCGCAGCACCATCTTTTCCCATGCCCGTTAAAATGACACCAACCGCATTTTTACCGACATATTGCGCCACTGAATTAAACAACACATCGACAGAGGGCCGGTGACGATTTACCGGATCGTGGTCGCTCAACACACAATAGTATCTCGCGCCATCGCGTCGCAAGCTCAAATGAGAATCACCAGGCGCAATATACGCGTGACCATGTAAAACACGCTGACCATCTTGCGCCTCACAAACCGTCATAGCGCTGCACTTGTTCATCCTTTCGGCAAAAGGTCCGCTAAACATGCCGGGAATATGCTGAACAATGACAGTGCCCGGGGTATCAATCGGTAAGCGTTCCAATACTTCGCGTATTGCTTCAGTACCTCCGGTAGAGGCACCAATAGCGATAATTTGATCTGTTGTTTTGAAATGTAGATTACTTGTCTTCGCCACCGATAAAATCGACGTGCTGTGTTTTCTGCCCAGTATTGCTCCATCATCGACTAACTGGGTTACAGTGGCTAAGCGAGCGACTTTCACCTTTTCGATAATCTCACTCGCGTATTCTTTTAACTTACTGGCAATATCGATTTCAGGTTTACTCACAAAATCAACAGCCCCAAGGGCTAATGCTTCTAGTGTAACCGCCGCATTTCTTTGTGTTAATGACGACACCATTACCACCGGCATCGGCCGCAATCTCATTAAGTTCTTGAGAAACTGGAGACCATCCATCTTAGGCATTTCAACATCTAAGGTAAGCACATCAGGGTTTAGGCGCTTTATTTTCTCACGCGCATCATAGGGGTCAGAGGCGACGCCGATCACGTCTATGCCCGAATCGGAACTAAGAATTTCCGACAAAACATGCCGCATAAGTGCCGAGTCATCAATCACTAGGACTTTAATGCGTTTTTCCGTGCTCCCTAACGTTGTAGCCCTAAACATACCACCCCCAAGTCGAGACCGAACTAAAGTTCGGCCCCCAATACCTCACCACCTACCTCGAACTAGGCCTAAAGTTTATCGATAGGGGGCCTATACTTACCTCAAATCGATAACAGCGCTCTTAGAATTCCTCCCAATCATCACTATGATCGCGCCCTGCCATCTTTCTAACCGGCGGTTTTACAGCAGCAGGCTTAGGCCGGGGAGCAACACCGCGGAGATGTCGTTGAGCGCCCGCTGGGCTTCCTGTATTCATCTGCCGAGGCGCAGGTATGTCAAAATCCTGTTCAGTGGTTTTGAAGTAGGTCATTTGATCACTTAAGCCACGAGAAAGGGTATCCATTGACTGGCTCGCCGCTGCCGCCTGTTCAACAAGGGCTGCATTTTCTTGGGTGACTTTATCCATTTCAGCAATGGCTTTATTGACCTGCTCAATGCCGGACGACTGCTCCTGACTAGCGAGGGCAATCTCAGCAATAATGTCAGACACCTTCTTCACGCTGCTAACAATTTCACCAAGGGTCGAGCCTGACTCGTCAATTAACTTGGTGCCCTCATCCACTTTTTCAACACTGTCTTTTATAAGTGTTTTTATTTCCTTAGCGGCTTGGGCACTGCGTTGGGCTAGATTGCGAACTTCTGATGCAACTACCGCAAATCCGCGACCTTGCTCACCGGCACGCGCCGCCTCTACTGCCGCGTTCAAGGCGAGTAAATTAGTCTGGAAAGCAATTTCATCAATAACACCAATAATGTCAGATATACGCTTAGAGGAAGAGTTAATCTCGCGCATCGCTCCTACAGCTCTGCCGACAACTTCTCCCCCCTTCTCAGCCTGACTTCTGGCACTAGAGGCTAGATTATTAGCTTGTGAGGCATTCTCGGCGTTTTGTTTAACCGTTGCGGTGAATTCCTCCACACTCGATGCCGTCTCCTCTAGAGAGGCCGCCTGCGCTTCAGTTCTGTTAGAGAGGTCTAAGTTGCCCTGAGCTATTTCAGAAGCTGAACTTTGGATACCAGTAGACGCCTCTCTAATCTGAATGACCATATCGCGAAGATTGGTGACCGACAGATTAAGCGCATCTTGCATACCGGCAAACTGGCCGTGGTACTCGCCATTCATGACTTGAACAAGATCACCTTCAGACAGCGCCGCCATCACCCGAGAACTCTCATCCAAGGGCGCCACGATCGCGTCCATTAAACGGTTAAGCCCAGTGGCTAAGCGACGTAAAAATCCAACCGTCTCTTCGTCATCAATTCGGCTATCTAGCTTACCCGAAATCGCCCCGTCTAATAGTTCGTTGATCTGCTCTTCAGCATTGCGTTGCTCGCTTACGATGGCATCCATCAAGCCATTCACAGAAATACCCAAGCGGCTCATAAATCCTTCATAACGCTCTGCAGGTAGCCGCTGATCCAATTCACCTTGAGATGCAGATTCAATTAACGAGGCTATCTGACGCTCGGCATCTTTTTGTTCCGTAATATCCTTCCACTCGACCATATTGCCCATGTATTCGCCATTTGCGCCCAGAATGGCCGTCGCGTTTACCTCAAACTCTAGGTCAGCAATTTTTATCTCTGCGCGGGCAGGTAAATCTTTAACATTAGATAATAAACCACGCTGATGAGCTGGGTGTTTATGGAATTGGTCTATGGATTGACCCACCAAATTATCGACAGAGAAACCGGGGAACCGTGCTTTTAAGATGTCCTCACGCTTGCGTAACATATCCAAAACCGCTGGGTTAGCGTAGGTAATATTTAAATCGGCATCACACATCATGAGGTTAGCTTCTGCCCCATTTACCGCAGACTGCAAACCCGCTATTTCAATTTCTTTAGCCCGAAGCTCGGTGACTTCAAGCCATTCAAGGGTGTTACCAATATACGCCCCATCCGCGTCCACTTGCGCCGTGACATTGATATTAAATATCAAACTGCCAACATTGATATCCACAGAATGAGGAAGGTTAGCTGGATTGCTCAACATCCCCCTTTGGTGTGCAGGGTTTTTATGGAAAATATCAATGCACGTGCCAACAATATTGTCGACATCAAATCCGGGATATACCGCCGCCATCGCATTGCGGTGACGCCCAAGCAAGGTTTGCGTAGATTCGTTAACATAGGTCACAACAAGATCACGGTCGACCATCATAATTGCGGTCATGGCGCTGCCAACCGCAGTCTGTAACCTTGCGACTTCAGTTTCTTTAGCACGGGTCTCAGTAACATCCAACCACTCTAAGGTGTTACCTATATACGAACCATCTGCGCCAATTTGTGCCGTTACGTTTATATTGAATATTAAGTTACCAACATTGATATCCACCGAATGTGGCAAATTAGAAGGGTCGCTGAGCATACCCCGCTGGTGTGCTGGGTTCTTATGAAAAATATCGATACATGTGCCAACAATATTGTCGACATCGAATCCGGGGTATACCGCTGCCATAGCATCGCGGTGACTACCTAGCAATGATGCAGTTGCATCATTCACATAAGTGACCACCAGATCCCGATCAACCATCATAATCGCCGTCATTGCACTGCCTACGGCGGTTTGCAGCCTAGCTACCTCGGTTTCTTTTGCACGAATTTCTGTAACATCAAGCCACTCAAGGGTATTGCCAATATAAGAACCATCTACGCCAATTTGTGATGTCACATTGATATTAAAAATCAATGAACCAACTGTAATATCGGCAGAATGGGGAAGGTTTGCAGGGTCACTCAGCATGCCTCGCTGGTGAGCTGGATTCTTGTGAAAAATATCGATACATGTGCCAACAATATTTTCAACATCAAAGCCAGGATAAACGGTGCGCAACTCTTCGCTATAACCGGCCAATAATTTTCGGGTAGCATCATTAACATAGGTTACGGTTAAATCACGGTCAATCATCATAATTGCCGTCATCGCCCTGTCAACGGCCGTTTGCAGACGCACTACACGCTCATCGTTAATGCGCTGTTCCGTTACCTCTCGCCACTCAATAATTGTTCCATTGCTACTGCCCGCTTCATCTTTGGACAATGCAACTCTAAGATTAAAAACAACATCGTTTACGGTGATATCTAAAGATCTAGGCGAATCTAATAAACCCCCTATATCACTAGACTGATACAAAGCGTCTTGTGCAAAAATGGCATCAATACAGCTACCTTTCAGGACTTCTTCATCTATATCTCCGGCTAGGGCAGAAAAGATTGCGCTGTGCTCCTGCATTAATGAGATAGCAGCGGCATTAACGTAAGTAATTAAACGTTGATCGTCGACAATCATCAGTGGAGTTACAGCATGAGATATTGCACTTTTCCACTGATCTCGCTCCTTTCGTAAAGCGTCGAGTTCAGCTTTAGCAGAAACGCGTGTTGCCGCGGTCCTTGGTTTGGCGGGCGCTTTTCTGGCAACGCCAGCTTTAGGGCGAGCTTTAGGTGTTGCCTTAACGGCCGCCTTAGTCGCTGTTCTGGCGGTTGGTTTCGTGCCAACTTTAGTTTTTGTAACCATGTCTTATCTCCTCAACAGGGAGCAGCAACCAATGCGGCAGGCACCCAAGCAAAAGCCAAAAAAGCTATATTTTTTCGTAGATAGTTCTACCAATTAATCTATATGAATCACACACACCAGCAAGATTTTCAGAGTGCCCAATCATTAATTGGGAGCCTTTCTTTTGGTTATTCGCAAATTTACTGAACAGTGTTTTTTGAACTTCCTTGCAAAAGTAAATCACCACATTGCGGCAAAAAATAATGTCGAATGAGTTTTTAATGGGCCAACTTTCCAATAAATTTAGCTGTTTAAAGCTAACCATCCCGCGAACCTTGGGATGTACCATTACGTAACCCTTATTGTCATTGCTGCCATGTTTAATCCATGACTTGACCATATTCTGGTCAACACCCTCTATTTTTTCCTTTGGATAAACACCACGAAACGCCCTATCTAATATTTCTGAATCAAGGTCGGTGGCAAGTATTTTTACATCTGCACTTTCGACACCTGGAACACCGGAGAGTAAGGCCATAGCGATCGAATAAGGTTCTTCGCCACTTGAGCATCCAGCTGACCAAATTCGAATTGAATTTTGAGTAAGCAATAAGCGCCTAACTTCATTAACCAAGAAGTCAAAATGGTGATTTTCCCTGAAGAAACTGGTGAAATTAGTTGTAATTGCACTAACAAATAAAGGAATTTCTGACTCATTCCCTGAGCGAACAATATCAATATAATCGTCAAAATCATCGATTCCCAAAGCCCTTAAACGCTTTGAATATCGGCTGTAAGCAAGTTGTCTTTTCTCATCACCAAGGCTTATCCCCGTGTGACTAAAGACAAGCTCTCTAATTTTGTCGAAATGTGACTCGTTAAAGCTGAACTCAAACTTTTGACTGACCAGTTCAGTTCTCATTCAGCCCTCCCTTTAAAAAGGAGTACTGTAATAGAGAGATAGCGGATTAGCCCCTTCACCCCTGTGTAACCGCTTTATCAGATGCTTGAACCGCGACAGATTCACAGCTGGTAAGCCTGATAACACTGTAGGCACCAACACACATAAGCAATCCAGCAATCACCTTAAAGTACACACCATGACTAGCAAAACCGACGGAAGCCCCGCCCATAACAGCCATAGAAAGCAATGAAATAATTTTGGTCTTACAATTTACACAGCGCTGGCTTTCCCATTTTTGAATACATGATCCAAAAATTTTATTGTTCAACAACCAGTTATGCCAACGCTCAGATGACTTTGAAAAACACATAGCAGCCAAAATCATAAATGGCGTTGTTGGGAGCAAGGGTAAAACAGCCCCCAAGGCTCCAACACCTATTGAAAGAAAACCTAGCAATGTAAATATTTTCATTCCAACACCATCTAGTGACTGACTGATTTAGCTAATACAAAATGCCATTTTTCCAACACCGTACCTAGGTATTTTCAAACTAAACCCAACAGTTGTAGATGCGGTGAAATCATTAACAACAACTTCACCCTCTGCTGGGCTTAAAACCTTATCTAATTTTAAGTGCATAGATGAATCAGACATGAGCAGTCTTGAGCAAACATTGATAACCTCATAGAAATTATCAATAGAGGTCTTGCTAAATTCTCCGCTTTCAATCATGTCCTCAGCGCCACCAGCAGGCATCATTGATAGTGCGGCACCAGAATAAGCGACAAAAGATGGATCTGCGGCGCAAAAGGCAACCGTACCACCATCGTCATTAATGAAGGTGGCAATAAAAACACCTGAAAAATTTACACTGGAAACTTCGTCAACATCAACCTCTACACCGTAGAGCATAGATAGCATCTCAGAAACGCTTGACTGACTGGGAACAATTATTTTATTGGACATCTTGGTTTTCCCGCTTACATTATTGCAGCCAATACTTTTTCGAATGACTCTACCGAGAAAGGCTTAGAGATTAAAAATTTTGCACCACCTGCCGTTGCTTTTGCTCTCATTTCTGACGTGGCCTCAGTGGTAATAAATCCGAATTTGGTTTTTATACCTTCTTCATTCATTGCTTCCAACAATTCAATACCCGTCATATTTGGCATATTCCAATCAGCAAGCACAAGATCAGGAACTTGATTCTTGATCGATTCAAACGCAACACAACCATCTTCAGCCTGAGTAATATCATTGCCGCCAAACCCAGCTTGACGCAAAGTGCGTATAATCATATTACGCATAGCGGCGCTGTCATCAACAACCATAATATTCATACTTAATCTTCCTGTTAGACTGAAATTTCAATAATGCGTAGTTCATCACAGCAAAACCAAACACCCTATTAGTGATGATACTTATTGAGCCTATATGGAAGAAACATCAGAATAGCTATCATAAGAGTTAGCTTTAACATGATGGAACACCGGTAAACTCAAAAAAGAGTTATTAATCCATGTCCAACGCACACGATTTGGTGAGTCACACCACTTCACTCATCTCATTCCCTGATGTTGCCATTGCACTCAACACCGCCCTGAGTAAGGGTGACAATTCCGTGCAAGAAGTCGCTAACATCATTGAACGCGACCCTGCGCTCACTGCGGCATTACTACGCATTTCAAATAGCGCATCTATGAACACAGGTATCGAGGTAACGACTGTTACTCGGGCTATATCTCGCCTTGGCTACCGACAAATTAATGAGATTGTTTTAGGCGTCGAGGTAGCAAAATCCTTTAACGGACTAACTAACGACCTTATTACTATTAAAGACTTTTGGCAGCACAGCCTATATTGTGCGGTTATCTCAAAAAAGATAGCAAAGTTATGTCGTGGAATAGATCCGGGAACGGCTTTTACCGCAGGGTTGCTACACGATATAGGGCAGTTGATTATATTTTCCAATCTCGCCGATGAGTCCGAGGAATTTTTATCTAAGTCAATTCTCGATTTCGATGGCCTAAGCACCTACCTCTGCGAAAAAGAAGTCCTTGGTTACGACCACACCAATGTAGGACTTGAGCTAGCAATGCGCTGGGATTTACCCCGCGCCCTACAAGAATGCTTATATGCTCACCACGAACCAGATAAAATATCACCTACCCCAGACTTGGTCATGGTGGTTCATATCGCAAATAGTCTTGCTGTTCTAGCAGAGATACAAAGTTATACTTTAAAAGATGCCCCTGAAATCGATGCCAATGCTTGGCTTCAATTAAACATTGACCCAGAGAAGGCTGCAGAGATTCTGACCGATGTTAAGAGTGAGGTTGAAGAATTACTTAATGTCTTTATTGCCTAGCACAACTTATCATTATCATTGCTATTATTCGGCTTAAACATCTAATCAAACAATTCAATGTCATTGGCCGTAGGCTTATCATGGAGTTTGCGCTCGTATTCAGCCTCTTCATTAATCACCATATTTGCATGCAGGGATCTCAGTCGCTTAACTAATACTCGACCGGTAGTTGGGAAATAATTGATTTTTCGTGAAAACTCCAAGCCTACATCTTCAGCCACAACCTGCAAGCCTTCAACAGCCAGAAAGGAACGAACAAAAGCGATATTTTTACCACCAACATCGCTTAACCCCCTCATCATTTTTCCGCCACCAAATATCTTCACCTCGAGGTTTTCTCTACGTCCGCCGACTTTTAAAATATCATTAATGAGATGTTCCATAGCGTAGGCCCCATATCGCGCAGCCATACCATCCATGTCTGTATCCCCTTCCGGCAACATAAAGTGGTTTAATCCACCAATATTCAGCACATTATCCCTGATACACGCCGATATACATGAGCCGAGTACTGTTGTAATCATCTCATCTTCACGGCCTGATACGTAATATTGTCCAGGCAGAACTCGGGCAGCATACACAGAATGCACACCGTCCCAGTGTCGTTTTATATCTGGATAATTTATGCTTGATCTGCGTCTAGCTTGCCCATTAGCCATACTTTAAAAAAGCTCAGAAGGTGAGCTTGAGTTATCATCAAATCCGCGATGAACATTTAACTCTTCTGAAGATGAGTATATCTTTTTGACTTTATCATCCAATCGCTCAACCAAGACTTGGTGCACACTCGCAGGTATTTCTGCATTCATCATGTTGAGCACATTCTCTATATGCTCTAATCGCTGATGAAAAATATCGAAATTTTGCATATGGACAGTAATTTTGTCTATCTCACTTCTCACACTTTGCATTGTTTCACGCTTTGCAAAATCAACATCATCCAATTTAAGTAACTTGTCATCTATGTGAGTAAAACATGACAGTAT contains:
- a CDS encoding CheR family methyltransferase; the protein is MRTELVSQKFEFSFNESHFDKIRELVFSHTGISLGDEKRQLAYSRYSKRLRALGIDDFDDYIDIVRSGNESEIPLFVSAITTNFTSFFRENHHFDFLVNEVRRLLLTQNSIRIWSAGCSSGEEPYSIAMALLSGVPGVESADVKILATDLDSEILDRAFRGVYPKEKIEGVDQNMVKSWIKHGSNDNKGYVMVHPKVRGMVSFKQLNLLESWPIKNSFDIIFCRNVVIYFCKEVQKTLFSKFANNQKKGSQLMIGHSENLAGVCDSYRLIGRTIYEKI
- a CDS encoding methyl-accepting chemotaxis protein is translated as MVTKTKVGTKPTARTATKAAVKATPKARPKAGVARKAPAKPRTAATRVSAKAELDALRKERDQWKSAISHAVTPLMIVDDQRLITYVNAAAISLMQEHSAIFSALAGDIDEEVLKGSCIDAIFAQDALYQSSDIGGLLDSPRSLDITVNDVVFNLRVALSKDEAGSSNGTIIEWREVTEQRINDERVVRLQTAVDRAMTAIMMIDRDLTVTYVNDATRKLLAGYSEELRTVYPGFDVENIVGTCIDIFHKNPAHQRGMLSDPANLPHSADITVGSLIFNINVTSQIGVDGSYIGNTLEWLDVTEIRAKETEVARLQTAVGSAMTAIMMVDRDLVVTYVNDATASLLGSHRDAMAAVYPGFDVDNIVGTCIDIFHKNPAHQRGMLSDPSNLPHSVDINVGNLIFNINVTAQIGADGSYIGNTLEWLDVTETRAKETEVARLQTAVGSAMTAIMMVDRDLVVTYVNESTQTLLGRHRNAMAAVYPGFDVDNIVGTCIDIFHKNPAHQRGMLSNPANLPHSVDINVGSLIFNINVTAQVDADGAYIGNTLEWLEVTELRAKEIEIAGLQSAVNGAEANLMMCDADLNITYANPAVLDMLRKREDILKARFPGFSVDNLVGQSIDQFHKHPAHQRGLLSNVKDLPARAEIKIADLEFEVNATAILGANGEYMGNMVEWKDITEQKDAERQIASLIESASQGELDQRLPAERYEGFMSRLGISVNGLMDAIVSEQRNAEEQINELLDGAISGKLDSRIDDEETVGFLRRLATGLNRLMDAIVAPLDESSRVMAALSEGDLVQVMNGEYHGQFAGMQDALNLSVTNLRDMVIQIREASTGIQSSASEIAQGNLDLSNRTEAQAASLEETASSVEEFTATVKQNAENASQANNLASSARSQAEKGGEVVGRAVGAMREINSSSKRISDIIGVIDEIAFQTNLLALNAAVEAARAGEQGRGFAVVASEVRNLAQRSAQAAKEIKTLIKDSVEKVDEGTKLIDESGSTLGEIVSSVKKVSDIIAEIALASQEQSSGIEQVNKAIAEMDKVTQENAALVEQAAAASQSMDTLSRGLSDQMTYFKTTEQDFDIPAPRQMNTGSPAGAQRHLRGVAPRPKPAAVKPPVRKMAGRDHSDDWEEF
- the cheD gene encoding chemoreceptor glutamine deamidase CheD, yielding MANGQARRRSSINYPDIKRHWDGVHSVYAARVLPGQYYVSGREDEMITTVLGSCISACIRDNVLNIGGLNHFMLPEGDTDMDGMAARYGAYAMEHLINDILKVGGRRENLEVKIFGGGKMMRGLSDVGGKNIAFVRSFLAVEGLQVVAEDVGLEFSRKINYFPTTGRVLVKRLRSLHANMVINEEAEYERKLHDKPTANDIELFD
- a CDS encoding protein-glutamate methylesterase/protein-glutamine glutaminase, translated to MFRATTLGSTEKRIKVLVIDDSALMRHVLSEILSSDSGIDVIGVASDPYDAREKIKRLNPDVLTLDVEMPKMDGLQFLKNLMRLRPMPVVMVSSLTQRNAAVTLEALALGAVDFVSKPEIDIASKLKEYASEIIEKVKVARLATVTQLVDDGAILGRKHSTSILSVAKTSNLHFKTTDQIIAIGASTGGTEAIREVLERLPIDTPGTVIVQHIPGMFSGPFAERMNKCSAMTVCEAQDGQRVLHGHAYIAPGDSHLSLRRDGARYYCVLSDHDPVNRHRPSVDVLFNSVAQYVGKNAVGVILTGMGKDGAAGLKAMREAGANTVVQDEASSVVWGMPGAAVALNAADEVLSLTKIPNKIMALYQEKRP
- a CDS encoding YbaN family protein; translation: MKIFTLLGFLSIGVGALGAVLPLLPTTPFMILAAMCFSKSSERWHNWLLNNKIFGSCIQKWESQRCVNCKTKIISLLSMAVMGGASVGFASHGVYFKVIAGLLMCVGAYSVIRLTSCESVAVQASDKAVTQG
- the arfB gene encoding alternative ribosome rescue aminoacyl-tRNA hydrolase ArfB; the protein is MVTISPSITIPDDEIELSAIRAQGSGGQNVNKVSSAIHLRFDIKASSLPDFYKQRLLERRDQRINKEGVIIIKAQQFRTQEKNRDDALLRLQELILQASKVLPPRRPTKPTKGSQRRRMDSKSQRGKIKALRGRVDD
- a CDS encoding response regulator, with protein sequence MNIMVVDDSAAMRNMIIRTLRQAGFGGNDITQAEDGCVAFESIKNQVPDLVLADWNMPNMTGIELLEAMNEEGIKTKFGFITTEATSEMRAKATAGGAKFLISKPFSVESFEKVLAAIM
- a CDS encoding HDOD domain-containing protein; its protein translation is MSNAHDLVSHTTSLISFPDVAIALNTALSKGDNSVQEVANIIERDPALTAALLRISNSASMNTGIEVTTVTRAISRLGYRQINEIVLGVEVAKSFNGLTNDLITIKDFWQHSLYCAVISKKIAKLCRGIDPGTAFTAGLLHDIGQLIIFSNLADESEEFLSKSILDFDGLSTYLCEKEVLGYDHTNVGLELAMRWDLPRALQECLYAHHEPDKISPTPDLVMVVHIANSLAVLAEIQSYTLKDAPEIDANAWLQLNIDPEKAAEILTDVKSEVEELLNVFIA
- a CDS encoding late competence development ComFB family protein — its product is MLLNEDITNFIEILVEEEFDAQGIADKHDTEYVQDLFCITLNQLPPHYVRSTIDVRINLTPEHRGELAQKITTAMNMGHEILHANRRGTVRNN